A part of Fusarium oxysporum Fo47 chromosome III, complete sequence genomic DNA contains:
- a CDS encoding NmrA family protein, with amino-acid sequence MSHFHSVGIFPASGGIGGGTVKHMLTRLPPTDLILISRHPENLASVKAQGAEIRQADYDDDSALQHAFHGIDTLFLISYASVEHEYRSQRHKAAIDAAIRSGVKYIFYGSLGFAGTPDSKESVAHVMQAHLDTEKYLETCRQNNAGFAYTIVREGLYSESYPLYTAFFDPARPRREVKIPHDGSGPGISWVKREELGEGTAELISRYVTEKEKFQWQNKTILLSGEKTLTLAETVAILGEVAEVPLQIKQVSVDEFATQPDVSLNFTYHGADYSKPWATAFEAFRQGEASWVSPILKELLGREPEDFKTTICQSM; translated from the exons ATGTCTCATTTTCACAGTGTTGGGATCTTTCCCGCCTCTGGTGGTATTGGAGGTGGTACTGTCAAGCACATGTTAACACGGCTTCCTCCCACcgatctcatcctcatcagccgCCACCCTGAGAACCTTGCTTCTGTCAAAGCCCAAGGAGCCGAAATTCGTCAAGCGGATTACGACGATGATTCCGCGCTACAGCATGCATTTCATGGTATCGACACACTTTTTTTGATCTCGTATGCCTCCGTTGAGCATGAATACAGATCTCAG CGCCACAAAGCGGCGATTGATGCAGCCATACGCAGTGGGGTCAAGTATATCTTCTACGGATCTTTAGGCTTTGCTGGAACACCAGACAGCAAGGAAAGTGTGGCACACGTCATGCAGGCACATCTCGATACTGAGAAGTATTTAGAGACATGTCGACAAAACAACGCTGGCTTTGCCTATACCATTGTCCGTGAGGGTCTATACTCCGAATCGTACCCTCTGTACACTGCCTTCTTTGACCCGGCGCGGCCTCGAAGGGAGGTCAAGATTCCTCACGATGGATCGGGGCCTGGCATTTCATGGGTGAAGAGAGAGGAGCTCGGCGAGGGCACAGCGGAGCTCATCTCGCGGTATGTAActgagaaagaaaagttcCAGTGGCAAAACAAGACTATTCTCTTGTCTGGAGAGAAAACGTTGACCTTGGCAGAGACGGTGGCAATTCTTGGCGAAGTCGCGGAGGTCCCTCTTCAAATCAAGCAGGTTTCTGTCGATGAATTCGCTACACAACCTGACGTTTCTCTCAATTTTACCTATCATGGTGCGGACTATTCTAAGCCATGGGCAACGGCCTTTGAGGCTTTTAGGCAGGGCGAAGCATCCTGGGTCTCTCCAATTCTAAAGGAGCTTTTGGGAAGGGAACCTGAAGATTTCAAGACAACTATTTGCCAGTCAATGTAA
- a CDS encoding RmlC-like cupin domain-containing protein — protein MTSSTPSRPAPEKVAYQGAPLPNVADDLVVHNTLQLDFEEKLWVPQTKDVWFRPLLFNVSQGYFVNLLRVRKSGILSRHRHAGPVHATVLKGRWHYLEHDWWAEEGSYAFEPPGDIHTLEVPEGVEEMITLFHVTGAYIYVDQAGNPEAIEDVFSKLELAKVHYKAVGLGEDFVDQFIHYGISVAADFNVNI, from the exons ATGACATCCTCCACGCCCTCCCGACCAGCCCCTGAAAAGGTTGCTTACCAAGGTGCTCCACTGCCAAACGTTGCAGATGACCTCGTGGTGCATAACACCTTGCAGCTCGACTTCGAAGAGAAACTGTGGGTTCCTCAGACGAAAGATGTTTGGTTTCGCCCCTTGCTTTTCAATGTCAGCCAAGGCTACTTCGTCAATCTTTTGCGAGTTCGGAAAAGCGGTATCTTGTCACGTCATAGGCATGCTGGCCCTGTGCACGCTACCGTATTGAAGGGCCGATGGCACTACCTCGAGCATGATTGGTGGGCCGAGGAGGGCAGCTATGCTTTCGAGCCTCCTGGAGATATTCATACCTTGGAAGTACCTGAgggagttgaagagatgaTTACTCTTTTTCATGTAACCGGAGCATACATCTATGTTGATCAGGCTGGAAACCCCGAGGCAATTGAAGATGTTTTTAgcaagcttgagcttgctaAAGTACATTATAAGGCGGTCGGGCTAGGCGAGGATTTTGTTGATCAATTTATAC ATTATGGCATTTCTGTTGCTGCGGACTTCAATGTCAACATCTGA